CTATCTCCAATCAGTATATCGTCCACTGAAGTAATTTTAGTACCTTTTTTTGTGTTGTTTAACCAAATCTGCAAAAAGCTCTTACTGTTCTTTTTGCTATTTATTTCGTTTAAGAggaatttcattttataagcATTTTTGAGTTTATTGTAATAATCGTCATACTTTTCCTTGTTAATTAAATTGCTCCAAAGTGTTggattcattttttctaaaattatattttcgctgttattaaaaatgttataaaaaaatgattctttttccttttcttggaatgaaaaatgatttttttttttttttttttttttttttcctcctctTCCTGTACTTTTGCTTCTTGCTGTTCTTTCTGTTCTTTCTGTTCTTTCTGTTCTTTCTGTTCTTTCTGTTCTTGCTGTTCTTTCTGTTCTTGCTGTTCTTTCTGTTCCTTCCCTTCTCCCTCTTTTCGACCCCTTCGTTTATTTCCTTCTTTACGCATTGTAATAAATGgagtaatataataatttaacaaaaaaaaggatatataaCCAGACTTATCACAAACAGAAATAATTACCATATTATTAAAGTATATTAGATTTATACTTGTATAATGGGCATTTTTTAAACAGGTAAGAACATAGGGCACATAACACATGTGttctttcatattattaatttttatggttttttcaaaattaacatatacacaattacttttatatttctttacaGAATAGTGTTTAAAATAGTcataatattgtaaaaattctTCTACGTACTCCTCCTTTgctaattcttttttttcatgtttcactttaatatcatttaactgatataataaataataactaaTATAACACTTTCTTGTTAATATTGGTAAGTATATTAATACTATCCCATTTTTTAGAAGAACAAATAAACTTGTTTCGATCCACAAGATATTTTCACCAATAGAACAAAAGCAAAAATCAACTGccaaatttttatacttatcCTTTTTCgataaatacaatttttttattttctcatcATTGTCAGATAATGAGTCAACTTTTACTGTTTTTCTTGTTAATACTTCCTTAagattattcatattattattaatggtattattatcatatggAATAGTTGtactctttttattttttatacagCTTCCCCCTTTATATGCTGTACACTTCGAGTTTTCTACTACCTTATCCTTACTATAATTGTGAAAATTTTCATCCTtttcgtttattttgtttgaaCTGGGCGTGGGGGAACcactttcttttctttcgtTGTTATCAGTAAAGATACACTTCTTATCGTTACCGCCATCTCGCTCAACAGTAGAGGACTTTGATTGTTGTATAATTGTATCTGTTCCTTTTCTGAACCTTTTTGTTCCAAAACTTAAatcttcattatttattttacatagcAGGATATCAACATCCGGAacaactatttttatttcttccgTAATAgggttttttatattaattaatctGATTATACTTTTGAATTTGCACATGTAGGAACTATATACAGAAACTTTTTCATAAGTTAAAAGAGATATTACATCATCAGACTTGCTAAACCATTctgcttttattattttcctttttgaacttatattaaactttttattatgtaatattaacTCTGctctaataaaattatttataattaatttatttcttatcAAAACACATTCTTTACTTGacaatagaaatatattcttttgatttttatttacatgaaTTTGTACGAAGAAGCCATCAGACTCAACACTATAGTTCGGTATTTCTACCACAAATTCTTCGTATGAACATTTGTTTCCCTCGTGTTTATGTTTTCCTATAACGACATAACTTATCATGTTGTACTGGTTCTGATTTTTGCTTCTGTTTTCGCTTATACTTGGGTTTTTGTTTTCGTTTTTGCTCTGgtttacatttttgtttatcaTGTTAATGTACATATGGTGTTCcctttcatatttttcacaCCATTGTCTgcgtataaaaaatacattatattcattttcatttcttaAGTTACACCCTCTTCTTTTCAAGCTCCTACAATTTCTGTTATTCCTCTCGGTATAGCGTCTACCGTCGTTTCTTCCGCTGTTATAATGGCTATTATGTCCATCCTTATGGTTATCATTATGAATACCATAACTACAATCCTTATCACCTCTCCTATCATCACTCCAACGAGTGGAGCTAACAAATGTAATCCTCTTCTTAATATCAAAGAACTTTAAATCAATTAAATgctcataatatttttttttatttaagtatttttCTTCAAATGGAATATTTTTCTGTACACCATCAAATCgacttttattaattaagtAAAGCGAATTCTCTACTAAATTATCCAACGAGGAGCCTTCATGATAtgatttcatttttcctCAATATGGAGCTTTCTctcatacatatgtatatacatatgtatatacatatgtatatacatatatatatatatatatatatatacacatatatatacatatatatgtgcatatacagTGAtagaggaaaagaaaaatgccCTTGACCTTATTAATGGGAAAAAAACTCACATTACCTTCGCTCATTCTTGCTACATAACCTCATCTTCAATTATGCGgattaaaattaaagagtaacataaatgaaataaatataaaaaaaaaaattaaacacaATGAAACAAATtgaaatgaaacaaaataaaataatttaagtataataaaataatttaaataaaataaataaagtagaataaaataatttaaataaaataaataaagtagaataaaataatttaaataaaatgaatgaagTAGAACAAAAtagtttaaataaaataaataaagtagaataaaataattaaaataaaatgaatgaagtagaacaaaataatttaaataaaataaataaagtagaataaaataattaaaataaaatgaatgaagtagaacaaaataatttaaataaaataaataaagtagaataaaataatttaaatagaaTAATCTCCTTTGATGAAAAGGGGAACATTCGTCTTCACAATTTATGAAAACTGATACGTATGTATCGGTGTTCACTGATTGCGTATACATGCGCCCGCGATATAACGTACGAACaagtatgtaaatatatatgtacatatttacatatatgtatttacttTATGTGCTgttatacgcatatatatactaatacGAGAAACAACTCAGCCAAAAATACCATTTTCGtttcattttaaaagataatttGTGCCTATTAAAAGATCTCTTTTCGCCATTCTGCAGTGGCTATAGAGAATATACCAccaatattaaaaaaaaaaaaaaaaaaaaaaaaagaggaaaacaATTTAAAGTGACGTGTACATTAATCGATGAGCACATTTAATTTCTCAAAGGGTTAACATATATTCATGTTAATTAATGTTCAATGATTTGAAAATAGCATTTTTCTTTCCctctttttcaaaaatatcatttttataatttatttttccaagGATGCAAAATTATTACGTTAAATGTTTCTACGAAAATacgcattaaaaaaaaaaaagtaaaaaaagctCGAAATAAAACTTGAAATAAGGGACGGAATATTCATTTTCCCCAAGGGAAAGAGTTtagataaatatttcattgaAAGACaagaaatgaaatgaaaaaacagagtgttcattttatatacaaaacaGGTATACATAGGAGCTTGTGTGTGTACGTGATGAAAATACGTAAGAAGTTTAGACCTAATAAGAGAAGGCTCTGAAACTTAAAACATCAAATGGGTGGATCAACTGTAAACGcgttgatatatatatttatttatttattaggGTACGTATGTTCCACCATTCTATCATATTATACATTAacatgtatgtgtacatgtggaattattttaaatagaaGGAATCCACTTGCCAATAACCCCCTTTGTACAAAATGAAACCCTCGTTGTTCACTGCAAAAGTATCAGAAGACAAGATGAGTAGGTGAAGcatgtttattatatttccatGTTTGCGTTTATCgaaaaagaacaataaaaaagtaacatGGTAACACAACAGAACACTAATGCAGTAACACAGTAACATGGTAATATGCAGCTCCCAGGAGGATGAAGATATCTTCTACTTCATATAAAAGTAGGTATGCAAAGATACAAATGAACACACACACGAAGCTGTGTTAAGAATGGTTACCAAAATGAATTAGGGCGTCCTCTGATATGTTTGAGTTTGCTGAAAGGATTACTGACTTGGCCATACTGCACAAGTCCTGCGAAGAGCACATAAACgggtatgtatacatgtatgaatgcatgtatgtatgaacacatgtacatatgtgcatatgtacaaaCGCCGCGAATAAATACATCCAAATGACGAAGTGGTAAGCATAATAGGGCATGAAGGCAAAAAGTACAGAGTGTGTAATTTtaactgtatatatataatatacctTTGTAACgctaacttttttttttttttttttttttttttccgcaTTATTAccttattaaaaattttattttccgtCATCCGAACAagatttataatattttccttaaaGATATTGGATAACGCTGCAGCAGATTTCCCTCTATTCATTTTAGTAGATGTGCCTTTTCTAAAATTCATGGCTTTTAGATGCAATggataaaaaatagttttttgatatatttccACCACTTCTTTTGCATGTTCTACAGTTACGACATTTGATAAGTCCGCTCTAGCTCTTGCTTGACAAAGTCTTATCAAAGACTCAAGTTGTCTAATTGTAATAGGTGCACTTATATCACTATTTGTAATAGATAAATTTCTAAGATGTaagtaaaattttcttatgtACGTTTTAGCCTCAGCAGATAAGTTAGGAAAAATACACTTTCgacaatattttataaaaacccCTAAAAGTTCTACTggtaaataatttctttcaTCTATTTGTTTGCATTTATAAAACAGATGATCTTTAACAGAAAAAAGGGGGGAATTATCATTACTATCCTTATTTTCACCATCTTCCTGCATATTAATCTCTTCTTTTTCGATCCACTTTTGTTTATTCCCATTCCTTTCTCCTTTATTACCTCTTTTACCTGTTGGCTCAAAAGAACGCATCATCCTCTTTCGGCTGTTGGGGCTAATCAAATAATTAGAAATAAGATAATCTTTTTCTTCAGATATTTTATCAGTTAATAAAAAGACTAAATCAAATCTACTTAAAAGTGGAAAtggaatttttatattatcaaaaattgttttgttgtaattatatttaccCTCTTTTGGATTGGAAGCAGCAATAATTGTACACCTAGTTTTTAAATTACAGACAATACCAgcttttgttatattaatacattgACTTTCCATACATTCTAGAAAAGACTGCTGATCTGTTAAGGATATTTTGTCTAACTCATCTATACAACATATTCCCTTGTCAGATAATACTAATGCACCACCTTCTAAggaatattcattatttaatggATCCTTAACAGCACATGCAGTTAAACCATTTATACTTGTTGAAGTactacaaataaataaactgtTCTCAATAATATTACTgatatattgtaaaattcGACTTTTACCTAGTCCTGGATCAcctattaataaattatgtatatttcctCTTCTCTTTATCTGATTACATTCatcatatattgtttttcCACCTAATAAGCTTAATAGTAATCCTGCTTTTATATAATCGTTCATAATAACTCGAGGACATAAGGAAGCGactaacaaataaaatttgttacTTCCGTATTTTTGCATGTCGTTAATAAATTCAAGCACCTTTTCATCAAACATTTTGTCAACGTTGAAATGTTCTTTGTTCGTTCCATTGAAGTTGAactgtttttccttttcttcttcaCTTCTATATCTAACTAGGTTAAGGCAGTGATTTGGGTTGTTTAGAAGACCATCTTCATCTATGTAGTCCCCGTACATGCACATGTTATGAAGAGATAAGCGGTCATCACCTTTGACACTACTACAGGCATGGCCGCTAGCATGCCCACTCACACTACCTCGAACATTACCCATTATATCACTTGAAACATCATCATTAACATTACTAATATGGTGCATTTGCCCATTaatgttcattttattttccccttCAAgtaattcattattatatggaTGCACTTGTTCCATATCACTTATCTCATAAAGTGAATTGACATCTTCTGATTCATCGCTTCTTTCACGGTTCATTACACTCGTGCTTGCATAACTTAACGcgttatatgtattaatttcAAGCGAATTTGTTACAGTACTAATATCACAGAAACCGTTAGGTTTGTTGTTTCTACCTTCttttacaataataacaCTGGAATTATCATCATCATATTTTCCATACTCTTCAACATTATTATGAGAAGCACACCTATTATTCTGAACACACCCTTTGACTGAAGCAAGTCTAGCATGCTCAGAATATACAAACGAGTGTACATTTACTTGTGTGGGTCCATTGCCCGATGTGGGAACACTGCCTGGTGCGAATCCTCTACATCTTTCTCCTCTTCTTATACATGAAACCCTTTtagatattttttctatgtaGGATTCCCACAAAAAGGAGgagtaaattttatttttcgtttgtttaattttttctatattaaaataattattatttaagtatTTCTTAGAAGATAATGGGAAAATAGACAAGCAGTctatgtacatattaaaCAAAGAATTTTTCCCATTAATTAAATAGTTGttattaaaagatataacTTTTAGAATTCCTAAGGCTTCTATATAATTACCAGGAAAACatgaattaacaaaaaatttggaTACTTCCAAAGTAACAGTTAGattttttacatttgaaTCATGagtttcatatatattatttaaaatttttttattttcttttataataattttttgatacTCTAAAGATTTTGCTGATTCTCGAAGGGGATGGAAAATTCTACTATCACAATTATAgttcttacattttttagGGGTTTCAAATTTCCCATCTAAAAATTCTagtttaattataaatttacatttcGCACATATAAAATCAAGATTagtaattaataaatgaattgGTGATACTCTTAATACACTACCTCTTAAACATATAAGATGATTCACTTTCtcactttttaaattttcaaatttatttatcttgttccaattatacaaatatattgttattctTGTTGTAAGGAAATAATTACGAAATATTTCCGACTCTCTGTACCTATCATATTTCAATTCGTTTATTAGCAAATTGCCGTTCTCTACGTCAGTTATTTCTTCCCTTCCTATGAAGTAGCAACACTCTGCGTCCCGACCCACGCCGTCGTTACTGTTACCGTTCCTATTACTATTGCAGCTTCTGTTACTGTTACCGTTCCTATTACTATTGCAGCTTctgttactgttattgttcctattacttttattgttattattaatattacttttactgttactattacttTTACCATTTCCTCTTTCTCTGTCGTTGCAATTTCCTCTTCCGCTTCCGTTTCCGCTAACACTAGTACCACCACCATTACCATTATTCTTactctttcttttcttcgtTTTCCCGCTATTCTGTGTACCTGTGTTAGTTTCTGACTTTACAATTTCTTTGTCTAAGCCTAGGAACTTGCACAGTAGCAAATGCAAAGACACcttcataaattttaaaacgaTCTCTggatttttcttcatttcaTGCAAGTAAATTTCTTTGTTCGGTGGTGCATTTTTACTTACCACTTTCTTATtgtctaaaaaaaattctaattttaaaataacttCTTTATCTATATTAAACAAGCTGTtccaattatttttaaaaaatgaaacccAACTTAAAATTAGCTTTTTGACATCACCTGAAAGGTGGGGGTGGAGGGGggaaaaattttgaaaaaattgttatacaGCTTGTAAATAGGCACGTAAGTGTATACAAGCACATAAGCATATGTACgtgcgtatatgtatatgtgagTGCACgagtgtatatgtatacatatgtgcgtACTACTGTGCATAGTTCTCCTCATGCATCGATGCATTTAATTGTTGTCTTTTTCTCGCAACTCATGTATACCATTTAATTCCGAACTGTTAAAATAGAGGTCCACAATTACGTCCATCTTAGACTTATTCAAAATGTCAATGGTTTCTTAAAACAGCTTTTCATATTAATCTGGTGTGCCACGTATACACATAAGCATATGTACTTTgtacgcacatatatatatatatatatatatatacagtatataaatatatatacattatataaatatatatacattatataaatatatatacattatataaatatatatacagttatgtatgtatgtatttacatttaaacatatgcctgtacaaatatttatatgtctGCATACATGTGTAAAAGGACATTCTTGCAAActttatattcaaaataaattcaCTTTTTGGGTTCATTTAAAAGAACCTTTGCGCATTATTCTAATGAATAATTGTACGTATTCCTTTTCgttagaaaataaaattaactttttcatttttgaagTTAACagtgctttttatttttttttattccaaaaaaaaaaaaaaaaattatataatgctTCCTCAAGATTGCGATCTTTATAGTATGAACAAAATTTAacttatacatgtatgtacatttacaagtacatatataaatgtacgcATTACTTTATGAAGAAATATCGTTTTGGTGGTTGTTCGGAAAATATAAcagaaaaacgaaaaaaaaaaaaaaaaaaaaaaaaaatttccttcAGATAAACGAAATATTTTTcgaatgaaaataatttttccattttttgttgtttttatttttatatatacattttttttattctttgttTATTCAGTTCATCATTTATGTGTTTCACCTTTTAACGCATAGACCCATATATGTTTTGTTCtatctgtatatatacatatatacgcgcatacatacatacatacatacataaatacatatgtgtaaGGGTGTTACTACCCCGAGGAAGAGGGAACCAAGATAAGTTTAATTTCCATCTCGAAggaaatattattcttaccccttatgtatatattcctttttttgatCGATCAGTTAAAATCGTTTAACTTAAAATTAGATTAACATGAATATGAATGATTTATAATTCTTACACGGGTGAAAAACGCTAGGGAGCAATTTTTTGtttgatttttatttaattttcattttatttcattttatttcatttttatttcatttttatttaatattcattttatttcatttttattttatttttatttaatttaattttatttttattttatttgatttatatatttttttttctgtttacaATTGCTTTTATTTAGTGGCAATCTTCATATTTAATCAGTAAAAATGCATCGTTAACatgtacaaacatacatacatacatgcatacatacatgcatacatatatataaatatatataaggaaGCAAAgaggtataaaaaaaaatatcgtTTCTTCCAATGAGAATATTGGAGAACTAGAAAGCAAATCGCCATTTAGACATTTTCGTTTACACcctatgcgtatatatataaatccaTAATGCTATGCAGTAAGAGgaatatgtaatatgtatacataaaattattattttttcctctttcccttttcctttttaatattgaGTGGGAAGCATATTACATGTTACATTACGTTCGTTAATGCTTTTACAGAAAATACTTTCTTAAAATTGTACAATTAATACAATCTCATCAAATGTAagtacatacaaacatacgtacatacaaacatacgtacatacgaaCTTACGTACATACTAACTTATGTACATACGAACTTACGTACATACTAACTTACGTACATACTAACTtacgtacatacaaacatacgtacatactaacttacgtacatacaaacataaatgtatacaattacatgtatatgtaagcACATTTGCTTATGCCATCATATACAAGGAAAGAGTAACATCTcccccctttttttatttgccgTAACATGCACTTTAAAACGATTAAttgcatttaaaaaaaaaaagggtggaggaaaaaaaaaaaagccgcaatttaaaaaattaacatatcCATGAAAGTAACGTTTtaactaattttttcaatcatgtataattatttatggtaaaaaggaaaattaagTAGTTCACttaaatttcattaaatagaCGAGTTAAGCATTtgcataaaacaaaattcatgggcctctttatttttatttttttttttttttttccaatttgCCGGTACAAAGTGGTTGTGTTATTCTGTCACCTTGCCGCTGGAGTTCTCCCCCTTTACTGTCCTTAAtacttccattttttttttttgtcctttattaaaaaatcaatAGGGTTATACGTACTCTTAAATAAACCCATCTATGTAAAGAAAGAAATACAGAAAacacattaaaatatacatatgtcgAAGTAAAACAAGTGGATAAATGCTATTCCATCATTAGACCTCTTTTACGTAATAACACAAGggcgtacatatatttgtgtaaaaCATTTACGTAAAACATTTGCGTAAAACATTTGCGTAAAACATTTGCGTAAAACATTTGCGTAAAACAGGAAGTTAATTATGCTAggaatatatgtgtaaaattatcattataaaaatttggtTTTATTACGCCTCAACTTTTGAGAAATTTACGTTTTACATTATTCCTagttttactatattttactttattttactctattgctttatttttatttcatttctcaattttattttatttttactatttttttttctttttttttgttttcccaCTATTCGAACAAGTACATGAAAGAAATAGGTgagccaaaaaaaaaaaaaaaaaaaaaaaaaaaaaacaggagaaataaaataaaaattaaatgaggCAACGAATATagtaaaagaatttttacttttataaattctaTTTTCGCAATCGCTAATGCTAATAAAATAGagaaattttcttttcaacGATTTTCAAAATATCATGAAATGAATGAATAGCACATTGCATTACTGTTATTCTTTCCAATG
This genomic interval from Plasmodium brasilianum strain Bolivian I chromosome 13, whole genome shotgun sequence contains the following:
- a CDS encoding hypothetical protein (conserved Plasmodium protein), which produces MKSYHEGSSLDNLVENSLYLINKSRFDGVQKNIPFEEKYLNKKKYYEHLIDLKFFDIKKRITFVSSTRWSDDRRGDKDCSYGIHNDNHKDGHNSHYNSGRNDGRRYTERNNRNCRSLKRRGCNLRNENEYNVFFIRRQWCEKYEREHHMYINMINKNVNQSKNENKNPSISENRSKNQNQYNMISYVVIGKHKHEGNKCSYEEFVVEIPNYSVESDGFFVQIHVNKNQKNIFLLSSKECVLIRNKLIINNFIRAELILHNKKFNISSKRKIIKAEWFSKSDDVISLLTYEKVSVYSSYMCKFKSIIRLINIKNPITEEIKIVVPDVDILLCKINNEDLSFGTKRFRKGTDTIIQQSKSSTVERDGGNDKKCIFTDNNERKESGSPTPSSNKINEKDENFHNYSKDKVVENSKCTAYKGGSCIKNKKSTTIPYDNNTINNNMNNLKEVLTRKTVKVDSLSDNDEKIKKLYLSKKDKYKNLAVDFCFCSIGENILWIETSLFVLLKNGIVLIYLPILTRKCYISYYLLYQLNDIKVKHEKKELAKEEYVEEFLQYYDYFKHYSVKKYKSNCVYVNFEKTIKINNMKEHMCYVPYVLTCLKNAHYTSINLIYFNNMVIISVCDKSGYISFFLLNYYITPFITMRKEGNKRRGRKEGEGKEQKEQQEQKEQQEQKEQKEQKEQKEQKEQQEAKEKESFFYNIFNNSENIILEKMNPTLWSNLINKEKYDDYYNKLKNAYKMKFLLNEINSKKNSKSFLQIWLNNTKKGTKITSVDDILIGDRSSSSSYEYMQNEHELVNCTKSKKKKTIFTEMFVKREYNGKGCWNMFDEVGNMEPWKEDKQTDGIFLSCYEDMNEIIEKEEDYEINSEYRLLHVLLFDSYYTGMSNARSIVLYDNNLLCFNNNKIMVLNLVWVRFFHVIFYLLYMKNLLSARLLYEMCRNSMYMKTTIFKSKIGFYEFDYYNYLLLDHSKKLSYHNFSELFKSEQKILLNNDKNCMNNFDIYQSNVLYNIQYVFYPIIIEDDYYLHANKLRDVYFIFTHYINLECQRKEKLFLNQNINFYTRSIYKNLFLIYDCFKLNFVKNNDHTKYMGKKNNMNNRTTTHVIEKKRNNKSLCILSKKCKKLRHYQINITTLDSNCLDINFYKMVLSSYIYSRCNDYMNYLIKNNLILYKGKWSINMSIYSDRQSKQAINILNTTIPKVRDKNMHNDEHNDNFYGDNNINTVDRATHISNSIGSMYIHKNYKTYVQTDYDICGKGTNKNKSEILNIKLTNKLPDMHLNFVNKDKTAFIKNFTTEHVNLSSLSSNSYRDNNIFPNHNCYSSLQFLKNIFVLLDNKDPHYDNNFFKITKAQFNEELHMSRNSKPLQSYEDQMSTETLINYMKNVVLLLSSKNGKKRENIECTFLIKKLIRIKNDYIHVKDYYLKKNKINLNAPYKLKDNKIDFLENIIKPYYFFLGLNSYYEKKFKKIENDIIHILANKILNFLKFHANIQNMSKTLVEKNSAIVREIQLCYDTQKVIQQKFNLLKNTVLLNSLMNSEKFRKKCASVELEL
- a CDS encoding DNA helicase MCM8, encoding MDVIVDLYFNSSELNGDVKKLILSWVSFFKNNWNSLFNIDKEVILKLEFFLDNKKVVSKNAPPNKEIYLHEMKKNPEIVLKFMKVSLHLLLCKFLGLDKEIVKSETNTGTQNSGKTKKRKSKNNGNGGGTSVSGNGSGRGNCNDRERGNGKSNSNSKSNINNNNKSNRNNNSNRSCNSNRNGNSNRSCNSNRNGNSNDGVGRDAECCYFIGREEITDVENGNLLINELKYDRYRESEIFRNYFLTTRITIYLYNWNKINKFENLKSEKVNHLICLRGSVLRVSPIHLLITNLDFICAKCKFIIKLEFLDGKFETPKKCKNYNCDSRIFHPLRESAKSLEYQKIIIKENKKILNNIYETHDSNVKNLTVTLEVSKFFVNSCFPGNYIEALGILKVISFNNNYLINGKNSLFNMYIDCLSIFPLSSKKYLNNNYFNIEKIKQTKNKIYSSFLWESYIEKISKRVSCIRRGERCRGFAPGSVPTSGNGPTQVNVHSFVYSEHARLASVKGCVQNNRCASHNNVEEYGKYDDDNSSVIIVKEGRNNKPNGFCDISTVTNSLEINTYNALSYASTSVMNRERSDESEDVNSLYEISDMEQVHPYNNELLEGENKMNINGQMHHISNVNDDVSSDIMGNVRGSVSGHASGHACSSVKGDDRLSLHNMCMYGDYIDEDGLLNNPNHCLNLVRYRSEEEKEKQFNFNGTNKEHFNVDKMFDEKVLEFINDMQKYGSNKFYLLVASLCPRVIMNDYIKAGLLLSLLGGKTIYDECNQIKRRGNIHNLLIGDPGLGKSRILQYISNIIENSLFICSTSTSINGLTACAVKDPLNNEYSLEGGALVLSDKGICCIDELDKISLTDQQSFLECMESQCINITKAGIVCNLKTRCTIIAASNPKEGKYNYNKTIFDNIKIPFPLLSRFDLVFLLTDKISEEKDYLISNYLISPNSRKRMMRSFEPTGKRGNKGERNGNKQKWIEKEEINMQEDGENKDSNDNSPLFSVKDHLFYKCKQIDERNYLPVELLGVFIKYCRKCIFPNLSAEAKTYIRKFYLHLRNLSITNSDISAPITIRQLESLIRLCQARARADLSNVVTVEHAKEVVEIYQKTIFYPLHLKAMNFRKGTSTKMNRGKSAAALSNIFKENIINLVRMTENKIFNKDLCSMAKSVILSANSNISEDALIHFVNNEGFILYKGGYWQVDSFYLK